From the Dunckerocampus dactyliophorus isolate RoL2022-P2 chromosome 12, RoL_Ddac_1.1, whole genome shotgun sequence genome, one window contains:
- the mab21l1 gene encoding putative nucleotidyltransferase MAB21L1, whose protein sequence is MIAAQAKLVYHLNKYYNEKCQSRKAAISKTIREVCKVVSDVLKEVEVQEPRFISSLSEMDNRFEGLEVISPTEFEVVLYLNQMGVFNFVDDGSLPGCAVLKLSDGRKRSMSLWVEFITASGYLSARKIRSRFQTLVAQAVDKCSYRDVVKMVADTSEVKLRIRDRYVVQITPAFKCTGIWPRSAAHWPLPHIPWPGPNRVAEVKAEGFNLLSKECYSLNGKQSSAESDAWVLQFAEAENRLLLGGCRKKCLSVLKALRDRHLELPGQPLNNYHMKTLVSYECEKHPRESDWDENCLGDRLNGILLQLISCLQCRRCPHYFLPNLDLFQGKPHSALENAAKQTWRLAREILTNPKSLEKL, encoded by the coding sequence ATGATAGCCGCGCAGGCCAAGCTGGTGTACCACCTCAACAAATACTACAACGAGAAATGCCAGTCGCGCAAGGCGGCCATCTCCAAGACCATCCGGGAGGTGTGCAAAGTGGTGTCGGACGTGCTGAAGGAGGTGGAGGTTCAGGAGCCGCGCTTCATCAGCTCCCTCAGCGAGATGGATAACCGCTTCGAGGGGCTGGAGGTCATCTCGCCCACCGAGTTCGAGGTGGTGCTCTACCTCAACCAGATGGGAGTGTTCAACTTCGTGGATGACGGCTCGCTGCCGGGCTGCGCCGTGCTCAAGCTGAGCGACGGCCGCAAAAGGAGCATGTCGCTCTGGGTGGAGTTCATCACCGCCTCCGGCTACCTCTCGGCGCGCAAGATTCGCTCCCGTTTCCAGACGCTGGTGGCCCAGGCGGTGGACAAGTGCAGCTACCGGGACGTGGTCAAGATGGTGGCGGACACCAGCGAGGTGAAGCTCCGCATCAGGGACCGCTACGTGGTGCAGATCACTCCCGCCTTCAAGTGCACCGGCATCTGGCCGAGGAGCGCCGCGCACTGGCCGCTGCCGCACATCCCGTGGCCGGGGCCCAACCGGGTTGCAGAAGTCAAAGCGGAGGGCTTCAACCTTTTATCCAAAGAGTGCTACTCGCTCAACGGCAAGCAGAGCTCGGCCGAGAGCGACGCCTGGGTGCTGCAGTTCGCCGAGGCCGAGAACCGGCTGCTGCTGGGCGGCTGCAGGAAGAAGTGCCTGTCGGTGCTGAAGGCTCTGCGGGACCGCCACCTGGAGCTGCCGGGCCAGCCCCTCAACAACTACCACATGAAGACTCTGGTCTCCTACGAGTGCGAGAAGCACCCCAGGGAGTCCGACTGGGACGAGAACTGCTTGGGGGACCGCCTGAACGGGATTCTATTGCAGCTCATCTCCTGTTTGCAGTGCAGGAGGTGTCCTCACTACTTCCTCCCCAACTTAGACCTCTTCCAGGGAAAACCGCACTCGGCTCTGGAGAATGCCGCCAAACAGACGTGGCGATTGGCGAGAGAGATACTGACCAACCCCAAAAGCTTGGAGAAACTCTGA